The nucleotide sequence CTGGCGGAGATCGTGCTGAGCGCGCGCGCCACCGTCGCCAGCGTCGCCACCGTCGCCAAAGCAGCGCCCAAGGGGAAGAAGCAACTCACCACGACCTACTACGTCACCGTAGTGGCGCGCACGACGGTGAGCGGCGAGCTGCGCAAGCTGTTCGCTTCCGCAACCTCAAGCGCCTGGCTGGGCTCGGTGCCGCGGATGGAGGTGGTGGACGCGGTGGATGCCGACGGCGACGGCCCGGCCGAGCTGCTGTTTGCACTCGTCACCGAGAGCGGCCGCAGCTACGCCATCTACCGCGTGGGCCGCGACGAGTTGTTCAAGCTGGTTGAGACCGGGCCCATGCCCAACGACTGAACTGCGTCGGTGCGGGCGACCCTCGCAAATTTCTGCGCCACGCTTTAGAATCCGCACTCAACTTTTCTTCGAGGTGAACCATGCGCAAACTTGTGGGTTTCGCCGCCGGTCTGCTACTGCTCTCCGGTCTCGCGACCGCGCAGGACCGCGACTACAGCAAGGTGGAGATCAAGGTCACCAAGGTCGCCGGCTCGGTGTACATGCTGGAAGGCGCCGGGGGGAACATCGGAATCTCGGTGGGCGAGGACGGCATCGTGGTGGTGGACGACCAGTTCGCGCCGCTGGCTCTCAAGATCCAGGCGGCGCTCAAGGGCATCGCCGACAAGCCGGTGCGCTTCATCCTCAACACGCACTACCACTTCGACCACACCGGAGGGAACGCCGAGTTCGGGAAGCTCGGCACCATCGTCGCGCAGGAGAACGTGCGCAAGCGGCTGGCCGAGGGCTCGGAGATCAAGCGCTTTGGCAAGCAGGCGCCCGCACCCAAGGAGGCGCTGCCCATCATTACCTTCAGCGAGCGCGCCACCATCCACCTGAACGGCGAGGACATCCGCGCCATCCACTTCCCACACGGGCACACCGACGGCGACAGCGTGATCTTCTTTCCGCAGGCGAACGTGGTGCACATGGGCGACGATTTCGTCACCTACGGCTTTCCCTTCGTGGACATCGAGAACGGCGGCTCGGTCAGCGGCATGGTGGCGGGCGTGGAGAAGGTGCTCTCCATGACCAAGCCGGACACCAAGTTCATCCCCGGCCACGGGCCGCTTTCCACCGCGAACGACGTGCGCAAGTTCGTGGCCATGATCCAGGAGACGCGCGCCGTCATCGCCGCGGCGGTGAAGAAGCACAAGACGGTCGAGCAGATGAAGAAAGAGAAGCTGCTGGCCAAGTGGGACACCGACTACGGCAAGGGCTTCATCAAGGCCGACGACTGGATCGACGCGCTCTACGACGACGTCACCAAGGCGCGCACCGGCCAGGAGCATTACATCAACCACGGGCACGCGGGAGAGAAGAAGAGCAACTAGCCACCGCACACCGGCCGTGTCGCGGGCCTTCCACCCGCCGCGGCTAGTCCGATTCGCGCTTGCGCAGGACGCTATGGATGATCATCCCCAGGATGGCCAGCAGCAGCGCCGCCCAGAATGCAGGCCAGAAGCCGCGCACCTC is from Terriglobales bacterium and encodes:
- a CDS encoding MBL fold metallo-hydrolase; this translates as MRKLVGFAAGLLLLSGLATAQDRDYSKVEIKVTKVAGSVYMLEGAGGNIGISVGEDGIVVVDDQFAPLALKIQAALKGIADKPVRFILNTHYHFDHTGGNAEFGKLGTIVAQENVRKRLAEGSEIKRFGKQAPAPKEALPIITFSERATIHLNGEDIRAIHFPHGHTDGDSVIFFPQANVVHMGDDFVTYGFPFVDIENGGSVSGMVAGVEKVLSMTKPDTKFIPGHGPLSTANDVRKFVAMIQETRAVIAAAVKKHKTVEQMKKEKLLAKWDTDYGKGFIKADDWIDALYDDVTKARTGQEHYINHGHAGEKKSN